The following proteins are encoded in a genomic region of Herminiimonas arsenicoxydans:
- a CDS encoding conserved hypothetical protein; putative GatB/Yqey domain (Evidence 4 : Homologs of previously reported genes of unknown function) yields MSLKEQITEDMKSAMRAKEAGKLGTIRLITSAIKQKEVDERIELSDTQVLAIIEKMIKQRKDSISQFQAGGRQDLVDIEEAELSVLTTYMPSALSDAEVQGEVAAAVAASGAAGPQDMGKVMAILKAKLAGRADMTAVSGLVKAALTKG; encoded by the coding sequence ATGAGCCTGAAAGAACAGATCACCGAAGACATGAAATCGGCCATGCGCGCCAAAGAGGCTGGCAAACTCGGTACGATTCGCCTGATTACCTCTGCGATCAAGCAAAAAGAAGTCGATGAGCGCATCGAGCTGAGCGATACGCAAGTGCTGGCAATCATTGAAAAAATGATCAAGCAGCGCAAGGATTCGATTTCGCAATTCCAGGCTGGCGGACGTCAGGATCTGGTCGATATCGAAGAGGCTGAACTCTCTGTCTTGACGACTTATATGCCTAGCGCACTGTCCGATGCTGAAGTGCAGGGTGAAGTCGCCGCTGCCGTGGCTGCATCCGGTGCTGCTGGCCCACAGGATATGGGCAAAGTGATGGCAATCTTGAAGGCGAAGCTCGCCGGCCGTGCCGATATGACGGCTGTATCCGGCCTGGTTAAAGCTGCATTGACCAAAGGCTAA
- the cobA1 gene encoding Uroporphyrinogen-III C-methyltransferase (Urogen III methylase) (SUMT) (Uroporphyrinogen III methylase) (UROM) (Evidence 2a : Function of homologous gene experimentally demonstrated in an other organism; PubMedId : 7959054, 1906874; Product type e : enzyme): MVVRMEQFGKVFLVGAGPGDPDLLTIKAVKAIARADVILIDDLVNPEVLQYAQAIARIVSVGKRGGCKQTPQEFIERLMLFEAQAGQCVVRLKGGDPFIFGRGGEERDHLQAEGVDVEVINGISSGLAAPASIGVPLTHRDWSQGVIFITGHGKNAESNPDWYTLAKLNLTLVIYMGVARCTEIQAALLEGGKAGRTPVAVIQSATGVAQRQLITILSELPQALAKSAIGSPAIIVIGDVVRCATEFARQSNVQTLRDIVLQKMTA, encoded by the coding sequence ATGGTGGTCAGGATGGAGCAGTTCGGTAAGGTATTTTTGGTCGGTGCAGGTCCGGGCGATCCGGATCTGCTGACAATCAAGGCGGTCAAGGCCATCGCCCGGGCGGATGTGATCCTGATCGACGATCTGGTCAATCCTGAAGTGTTGCAATATGCACAGGCAATTGCGCGCATCGTCAGTGTCGGCAAGCGCGGCGGCTGCAAACAAACTCCACAGGAATTCATCGAACGGCTGATGTTGTTCGAAGCGCAAGCCGGACAGTGCGTCGTGCGCTTGAAAGGCGGCGACCCGTTTATCTTCGGCCGTGGCGGCGAAGAGCGCGATCATTTGCAAGCTGAAGGTGTTGACGTGGAAGTGATCAACGGCATCAGCAGCGGCCTCGCTGCGCCGGCGTCGATAGGCGTTCCCCTCACGCATCGTGACTGGAGCCAGGGCGTAATCTTCATTACCGGTCACGGCAAGAACGCCGAGTCCAATCCCGACTGGTATACGCTGGCCAAGCTCAATCTGACGCTGGTGATTTATATGGGCGTCGCACGTTGCACAGAAATCCAGGCGGCCTTGCTGGAAGGCGGCAAAGCCGGCAGGACGCCGGTTGCCGTGATCCAGTCCGCAACCGGGGTGGCGCAGAGACAATTGATTACGATCTTGTCGGAATTGCCGCAAGCACTGGCGAAATCGGCTATAGGCAGCCCGGCCATCATCGTGATCGGCGATGTGGTGCGTTGCGCGACGGAATTCGCCAGGCAGTCCAACGTTCAAACCCTGCGCGATATCGTGTTGCAAAAAATGACAGCATGA
- the rpsU gene encoding 30S ribosomal subunit protein S21 (Evidence 2a : Function of homologous gene experimentally demonstrated in an other organism; PubMedId : 8316085; Product type f : factor), translated as MTTIRLKENEPFEVAMRRFKRTIEKTGLLTDLRAREFYEKPTAERKRKLAAAVKRHYKRIRSQQLPKKLY; from the coding sequence ATGACCACTATCCGCCTTAAAGAAAACGAGCCGTTCGAAGTCGCTATGCGTCGCTTCAAGCGCACCATTGAAAAAACCGGTTTGCTGACCGATTTGCGCGCGCGCGAGTTTTACGAGAAGCCAACTGCTGAGCGTAAGCGCAAGCTCGCTGCTGCCGTGAAACGCCATTACAAGCGTATCCGCAGCCAGCAACTGCCTAAAAAGCTGTACTAA
- a CDS encoding conserved hypothetical protein; putative FAD/NAD(P)-binding domain (Evidence 4 : Homologs of previously reported genes of unknown function), with translation MTKQVDVVVIGAGAAGMMCAAVAGQRGKSVVLIDHAAKLAEKIRISGGGRCNFTNIDATPQNFLSQNPHFCKSALSRYTPQDFLALMKRYRIAYHEKHKGQLFCDDTAEDIINMLKAECALGNVAWRMPCNVKAINKDGELFRIETDAGDILANSVVIATGGLSIPKIGATDFAYRIAKQFDLKMVEPRPALVPLTFDAESWQPFVALAGIALPVEVETGSKKARGYFKEDLLFTHRGLSGPAILQISSFWQPGAPLIINLVPEVDIAEALIEGKSSSKKNLGNQLAQWLPSRLADEWLIVNGFKGDARVADMQDKQLRQLGASINRWSIIPNGSEGYRKAEVTLGGIDTRELSQQTMMVNKVPGLHFIGESVDVTGWLGGYNFQWAWASGVAAGQAV, from the coding sequence ATGACAAAACAAGTTGATGTTGTCGTAATCGGCGCCGGTGCCGCAGGCATGATGTGCGCGGCGGTCGCCGGGCAACGCGGCAAAAGCGTGGTGCTGATCGATCATGCCGCCAAGCTGGCAGAAAAAATCCGTATCTCCGGCGGTGGCCGCTGCAATTTCACGAACATTGACGCGACCCCGCAAAACTTCCTGTCGCAGAATCCGCATTTTTGCAAAAGCGCCTTGTCGCGCTATACGCCGCAGGATTTTCTCGCCTTGATGAAACGCTATCGCATTGCGTATCACGAGAAGCATAAGGGCCAGCTGTTCTGCGACGATACGGCCGAAGACATCATCAATATGCTGAAGGCCGAATGCGCACTCGGCAATGTGGCGTGGCGCATGCCATGTAATGTCAAGGCGATCAATAAAGATGGCGAGCTGTTCCGGATTGAAACGGATGCCGGCGATATTCTTGCCAACAGCGTGGTGATTGCGACCGGAGGTTTGTCGATTCCTAAAATCGGCGCCACTGATTTTGCCTATCGCATAGCCAAACAGTTCGACTTGAAAATGGTCGAGCCGCGCCCTGCGCTGGTGCCCTTGACGTTCGATGCCGAGAGTTGGCAGCCTTTTGTGGCGCTGGCCGGCATTGCCTTGCCGGTGGAAGTAGAAACCGGCAGCAAGAAGGCACGTGGCTATTTCAAGGAGGATTTACTGTTTACACATCGCGGCCTGTCCGGGCCGGCGATTCTGCAAATCTCCAGCTTCTGGCAACCGGGCGCACCGTTGATTATCAATCTGGTGCCCGAAGTCGATATTGCCGAAGCGCTGATAGAAGGCAAATCCAGCAGCAAGAAAAATCTTGGCAATCAATTGGCGCAGTGGTTGCCTTCACGCCTGGCTGACGAGTGGCTGATCGTGAACGGCTTTAAAGGCGATGCGCGCGTCGCCGACATGCAAGACAAGCAGTTGCGCCAGTTGGGTGCCTCAATCAATCGCTGGAGCATTATTCCCAATGGCTCGGAAGGCTATCGCAAGGCGGAAGTCACGCTGGGTGGCATCGATACGCGCGAGTTGTCGCAGCAGACGATGATGGTAAACAAGGTGCCGGGCTTGCATTTCATTGGAGAGTCTGTCGATGTCACTGGTTGGTTGGGCGGTTATAACTTCCAGTGGGCCTGGGCGTCCGGTGTTGCGGCTGGGCAAGCAGTTTGA
- the dnaG gene encoding DNA primase (Evidence 2a : Function of homologous gene experimentally demonstrated in an other organism; PubMedId : 9224947; Product type e : enzyme) has translation MIPQSFIQDLLNRVDIVDVVGRYVQLKKGGANFMGLCPFHNEKSPSFTVSPTKQFYHCFGCGAHGTAIGFLIEYSGMGFVEAVKDLAQNVGMLVPEAEDRLPPAQRAEQQAKSMALSEAMNRACDFYRQQLRHAEGAKNYLIGRGLTGEVAARYGMGYAPDGWDGLRAVFPDYELDALVECGLVIDKAEEEGADHRQRKRYDRFRDRIMFPIRNSKGQVIGFGGRVMGDGEPKYLNSPETPLFQKGSELYGLFEARQAIREAGYALVTEGYMDVVALAQLGFPQAVATLGTACTSIHVQKLLRQTDQVIFSFDGDKAGRRAARRALEASLPYAGDNKVIKFLFLPSEHDPDSYIRAMGAESFEKQVQDAMPLSQFLLKEAVGDNDLGTPEGRARTQFDAKPLLQALPPSSLRLQIVRGLAQITESTPAEIEALFELVQPISRVRAAPPKGKRTAPVGLERQIMRLLVEHPVLAAELDQAALDVAAHFAPERADMLVQLVTMSREMGVHANFATLAELLRSSGSDFDTLVAEIAAESESDVDAARLELAGAIRQTKMKMLATEMETLIASGLSGEQAQARYRELTLQQEQLRRQAQAEMAQRG, from the coding sequence GTGATTCCACAGTCGTTTATCCAGGATCTGCTCAACCGCGTCGATATCGTCGATGTGGTGGGCCGTTACGTGCAGTTGAAAAAGGGTGGCGCTAATTTCATGGGCTTGTGCCCGTTTCACAACGAAAAATCCCCCAGTTTTACGGTCAGTCCGACCAAGCAGTTTTATCATTGCTTTGGCTGTGGAGCGCATGGCACGGCGATCGGATTTCTGATCGAATATTCCGGCATGGGTTTCGTCGAGGCGGTCAAGGATCTGGCACAAAACGTTGGCATGCTCGTGCCGGAAGCTGAAGACCGTTTGCCGCCCGCACAGCGTGCCGAGCAGCAGGCGAAGAGTATGGCATTGTCGGAAGCGATGAATCGCGCATGCGATTTTTATCGCCAGCAATTGCGGCATGCCGAGGGTGCAAAAAATTATTTGATTGGGCGTGGCCTGACAGGTGAGGTCGCGGCGCGTTATGGCATGGGCTATGCACCTGACGGCTGGGATGGTTTGCGCGCAGTGTTCCCCGATTACGAGCTGGATGCGCTGGTTGAATGCGGTCTGGTGATCGACAAGGCGGAAGAAGAGGGCGCAGATCATCGTCAGCGCAAACGTTACGACCGATTCCGTGACCGCATCATGTTCCCGATCCGTAATTCCAAGGGCCAGGTCATCGGTTTTGGTGGTCGCGTGATGGGCGACGGTGAGCCCAAATACTTGAATTCGCCGGAAACGCCCTTATTTCAGAAAGGTAGCGAACTGTATGGCTTGTTTGAAGCGCGGCAGGCGATACGCGAGGCAGGTTACGCCTTGGTAACAGAAGGTTATATGGATGTGGTCGCGCTGGCGCAACTTGGTTTTCCGCAAGCGGTGGCCACGCTGGGAACCGCCTGTACATCGATACACGTGCAAAAGCTGCTGCGCCAAACCGATCAGGTGATTTTCAGTTTCGACGGCGACAAGGCTGGTCGACGAGCGGCCCGCCGTGCGCTGGAAGCCAGTTTGCCGTATGCCGGCGACAACAAGGTAATCAAATTCCTGTTCCTGCCTAGCGAGCATGACCCGGATAGTTATATCCGCGCAATGGGCGCGGAATCGTTCGAAAAGCAGGTGCAGGATGCAATGCCCTTGTCGCAATTCCTGTTGAAGGAAGCAGTAGGCGATAACGATCTCGGCACGCCGGAAGGCAGAGCGCGTACGCAATTCGATGCCAAGCCCTTGTTGCAGGCATTGCCGCCATCGTCATTGCGTTTGCAGATCGTGCGTGGCCTGGCGCAGATTACGGAAAGTACGCCGGCAGAAATTGAAGCGCTGTTTGAGTTGGTGCAACCGATTTCACGCGTGCGGGCTGCCCCTCCCAAAGGCAAGCGTACGGCGCCGGTCGGACTGGAGCGCCAGATCATGCGCCTGCTGGTGGAGCATCCGGTTCTGGCAGCAGAACTCGATCAGGCTGCGCTGGATGTGGCGGCGCACTTTGCGCCCGAGAGAGCCGATATGCTGGTGCAACTGGTAACCATGAGTCGCGAAATGGGCGTGCATGCGAATTTTGCAACGCTGGCTGAATTGTTACGTTCCAGCGGTTCGGATTTCGATACTCTGGTTGCGGAGATCGCGGCAGAATCCGAATCGGATGTCGATGCCGCGCGTCTGGAACTGGCCGGTGCGATCCGTCAGACCAAAATGAAGATGCTGGCGACGGAAATGGAAACGCTGATCGCTAGCGGTTTGAGCGGCGAACAGGCTCAGGCGCGCTATCGCGAATTGACCTTGCAGCAGGAGCAATTGCGACGTCAGGCGCAGGCGGAAATGGCGCAAAGAGGCTGA